From Acetomicrobium thermoterrenum DSM 13490:
CCCTTCCTTACAAAAAAGGCTTCCTACTTCATAGTGGCCCTAGCAGACCAGCTCCGCAGGCGTAACTTTCCATGGTAGGGAAGCATTAGGCCGCTTCCAGAGCCAACGCCTTCTTCAGAATGAGCATTGTTTTTAGTACAGCATAGTCCTCTTCCAGAAACCCCGCAAAATGTCGTCCAGTTGATCCAAGTCTATAAGAAAGGCGTCATGCCCGTTATCGCTCTCTATTTCGTCGTAAAAGGCTTCGACGCCAGCTTCCCTGGCTTCGGAGACTATCCCTTCAACCTGCCAATTGGGAAAGAGAAGATCGCTCGATATGCCCACGGCCAAAAGCTGGCCGCCAATCATTGAAAGCGCTTTCTTAACCCCTCCCCTGCCCTCTCCTATATCGTGCAAATCCATAGCCCTGGTCAAGTATAGATAGCAATTCGCATCAAACCTTTGCACCAACTTTTCGCCATGATGGTGAATATAGGTCTCGATCTTGAATTTGCCGTCCCAATCCCAGGGAGCGCCGAAGGCCAGCTCCCTCATGTATCTTTTGACAAAAGTTTCCTCGCTCCTGTAGGTGATCATGGCCAACATCCTCGCGATGGCGAGTCCTCGTTCCGGAGGAGCCGAATCGTAATAATCTCCTCCTCGCCATTGGGGATCTGCCATTATCGCCTGGCGCTGAACCTCGTTGAATGCAATCGCCTGAGGATACGTAAAGGCGGGAGCTGCTATCACTACTGAACGTTTTACGGCTTCAGGAAACATCACGGCCCACTCCAAAGCTTGCATCCCGCCCAAAGAACCTCCGATTACACATTCGAGTTTCTCGATGCCAATGATCTTTAAGGCTTCATGCTGCGCTTTCACCATATCCCTAACGGAGAATACAGGAAAACGCATACCGTAGGGACGCCCGTCGTCATCGCAAGGGCTCAAGGGCGAAGTGCTCCCGTAGGGGCTCCCCAAGACGTTGAAGCAAAGAACGCAGAACCTCTCTGTATCGATGGCCTTGCCAGGGCCAACCAAAGGATCCCACCACGCCTCAGGCAATCCGGGGACATCAGGGCCGGCGACATGATGGCTCCCGGTAAGGGCATGACATACCAGTACCACTCCTCTGGCATCTAAAGACCCGTACACGGCATAGGCCTGCCTGACCTTTTTTAATACCCTGCCGGACTCCAAATGAAGCTCTGGTATCTCGACCATTCCAATGGTTTCTTCCAGAAACTTACTTACCACGGACAGTTTACCCGCCTTCTTTTTTTTAAATTGAACTTAAGGCGCGATCGAGGTCGTCGATAATGTCCTCTACATCCTCAAGCCCTATGCTCAATCGCACCAATCCGTCCTCTATTCCCGCCTTTTCCAGCTCCTCTCTGCTTAGTTGGCTGTGGGTGGTTGAGGCAGGATGAATGGCCATGCTCCGGGCATCCCCTATGTTCGCTATGATCGAAAAGAGGTTCAAGCTGTTCAGAAACTTCCTCCCCGCCTCAATTCCTCCCTTCAAGCAGAAAGCTATCATGCCGCCATATCCCTCTCGGAAGTACTTTTTCGCCCTCTCGTGATGGGGGTGGCTCTCCAAGCCGGGATAGGATACCCAAGCTACTTCCTCGCGTTCTTCCAGGAATCTGGCAACGGCAAGGGCGTTTTCGCTGTGCTTTTTCATCCTGAGAGACAAGGTGCCGATGCTCATCCAAAGAAGATAGGCATCGAAGGGGGACATGCACCCTCCAATATCCCTCAGAGCGCAGGCACGCAGCTTGGTCGCCAGCGCTTTTGTACCGAAGGCCTCGGAAAACACCACCCCGTGATATGCCTCCTCCGGCTCGGTAAATTCCGGCCATTTCTTCATACTTCCCCAATCAACGTTACCACCGTCTACAACTACTCCCCCTATGATGTTGCCAAAACCGCTGAGATATTTAGTAGCCGAATGGACCACTACATTTGCGCCCCATTCCACCGGCCGACAGAGGGCAGGAGACATGAAAGTATTGTCCACTATCAGCAAGGCTTCGTTATCTCTCGCTATGACAGCAAGCTCCTCAAGGGGAGCTACGTTCAGGCTTGGATTTCCCACTGTCTCGGTTATTATGCAACGAGTTTTCGGAGATACAGCTTTTGCCACTTCCTCCGGATCGTCCGTATCAACGACACTTACTTCCACGCCGAATTTAGAAAAGATATTCGAAAGCAAAGTCAAAGTCCCGCCATATACCTTGCGTCCCAATATCACGTGGTCGTCCTTTTTGCAGATTAAAGAAAGCAATTGATTGAAGGCCGCCTGCCCCGACGAAGTGGCAACGGCAGCCGAACCACTTTCAAGGTCTGCAATTACCTCTTCAAAAGCTGCCACCGTAGGGTTTCCGATTCGAGAATATATGAAACCTTCCTTTTTTAGCTCAAACAGAGACGCGGCCTCCTCGGCGGAACCGAACTTGTAACCCGCCGTCAAATATATGGGAAGTCCAAAGGATCCCGTGCTCGGATCATGATCCCACCCCGAGTGAAGCGCCCTGGTCGAAAATCCTTTTAAATCTTTTTCCAACTGATTAGCCTCCTTTGGTGAAGTTTAATTAAAAAGCCTTCTCCCTCAAGAGGGAAGAAGGCTTTTCGCTCGTCCCTCTCATCATTCAACCTTTCGGTTGCAGGTTTTGGCACCACGCTCCCCAAAGGGTAAGCAGGTTGCCGGGCTTCGCAGGGCCAGTCCCTCCGCCGCTCTGGATAAGAGTTCCAAAATATTTTATCAGTATTTACGCGTTGCCTAATGATACCATTTTTCCGTCAATTTTCAATCGGAGGCTGCAAACTTTTCAAAGTTGCAGCCAAATATGGACTTTAAAAAGTCGTCACTCATATCAAGTTGGGCTAAAAGCCTCTTATATCGCTCTAACGAAAGAATGGGATAATCGCTCCCGTAAAGGAACTTTCCGGCCAATCCCGCCGCTTCGATGGCTTTAAAAATAGTCGGGCCATAAAGAAAGGGAGCAGCTGCCGTATCGTAATATGCGTTTTTTAGGGCGAGCTTCATCTCGGGCATCATCTCGTAAATCCAAAGCCCGCCGCCGAAGTGTGCAAAGATCACTTTTACTTCAGGGTGATTGAGACAAAAGGCCGCCGCTTCCTTAGGACCCACATTACCCTTTCCGGGGTAATCATGGCCGACGGGTTCCGCGGTATGAATCATCACAAACATGTTCATCTCGTAGCACGCAGCAGCAAGCCTCCACGTTTCCCTGGGATCGGTGATGTCGAAATCCTGCCCTTGAGGAAAGATCTCGCCTACCCCTATCAGCCCTTCCTCCCTGCATCTTTCTATCTCCTTTACGGCGCCTTTCACTAGGGGGGGCACCACCGCCATTCCCTTAAAACGGTCGGGGTGCTCTTTCACTGCTCGGATTACGTAATCGTTGCAGAGCTTACATAAAGCCAGATCGCTGAAGGAAAAACCGAATATAAGGCTTTGGGCGATGCCATCGGCATCCATTTGAGCGATCACGTCATCCGCAGTTGCCCATCTGTGCACCTTGCCTCTGGCGAGCATTCCGAAATAGGGCTCACTTTCAGCGATCCTCTCCCAATCGCGTATGACCTCCGGAGGATATACGTGGACATGACAATCAACGATCCTCACAAAAGAGCCTCCTCATTATTTTTGTCATTTACGAACCCCTCTCGCAGGGTTTCTATGTTAGAGGTTATTTTTCTTGCAACATGTGCCTTATTCATCGTATATAAATGTATCCCTCTCACTCCAGAGGCTATCAGATCCACTATCTGGTCCGTCGCGTAGGCAATGCCTGCTTCTTCCAGTGAACGAGGATCGTCGGCGTACCTGTGAAGAATCCTGACGAACTTCTTCGGCAGCGAGGCGCCGCAAAGGGTTACTATCCTTTCGATTTGATTTTTGTTCACCACCGGCATAATTCCTGCCGATATGGGCACTTCTATGCCCGCAATGCTCGTCCGCTCAACAAAACGATAAAAGAGCTCGTTGTCGAAAAACAGTTGAGTTACCAAAAAATCCACGCCGGCATCAACTTTTTGCTTCAAATAGTGCAGGTCCTTAATCGGATCATCGCACTCTATGTGCCCTTCCGGATAGGCGGCCCCGCCAATCGCTATCTTCTCTCCGTACCTCTCTCGTAAAAATTTAACCAAATCGATAGCATGACTAAAGTCTCCTCCAACAAAGGGGCTTACGGCTTCCTGCGGAGGATCCCCTCTTAAGGCTAAAATGTTATGAACACCACTCTCTAGAAGAAGATCAACCACCCCCACCACCTCATCCCGCGTAGAGCCGATGCATGTCAAATGGGCTAGGGATTCGATGTCATAGACGTTTTTAACATCTATGGCTATCTGCGGTGACCTATCCCGGGTTGACCCGCCTGCGCCGTAAGTTACACTTATAAAGTCGGGCGACAGACCTTTGAGGTCATCCAAAGTGCTGTAAATCCTATCCAGAGGCGTCGTAGGCTTTGGAGGAAAAATCTCGAAAGAAAATACGAACTTATTCCTCTCAAAAATATCTTTGATTTTCAATTTATGTATACCCCCTTATCGACCAAGCAGTTTTTCGACCAGACGAACGGCGCTCAAGGCGTCGGGAGCATAACCGTCTGCGCCTATATGGTCGGCATAGTTTTGCGAAACCGCCGCTCCGCCTATTATAACTTTGACCGACAGATTTTCTCCTTTGATTTTCCTTGTTACCCTCTCCATTTCACTCATCGTCGTGGTCATGAGGGCCGACAACCCTACTATTTGGGCTTCTCCCTTCCTTGCCTCTTCGAGTATCTTCTCCAGCGCCACGTCTTTGCCAAGATCTATAACTTTGTATCCATGGCTTTTCAAAACCATGGATACTATATTTTTTCCTATGTCATGAATATCGCCCGCCACCGTGGCCATTAGGATGCATCCCCGGTCTTTCAGGGTTCCTCCTCTGCTTAATACTGCTTGCTCCACGAGATCGCACACGCCTTGTGCCGCCTCGGCAGAAGAAATGAGTTGGGGCAAGAAGTAGTCGCCACATTCGTACAATCTGCCCACCTCCTCCAAAGCGGGGAGGACAACGTCATTTATCAGAGCCAAAGGCTCTCCTCCCTCGCTCAAAAACCTCCTGGCGACGGCCAAAACGCCCCCCCTGTCACCCTGTACGATCATGCCCTTCATCTGTTCTATCGGGCTCGAGGCGCCTTCCTTCTTCTCAGGGGAAGAGGTGTCTTTTTCCTCTGACTTTAAAGACCTCGCCCAAGTTATATAGCCTGATGCCCCTTTATCCCGTCCGACCAAAAGATTGCAAGCCATCATCAGGGAAGCGAAGCTTTCGTCCAACGGGTTTGCTATCACCGAATCCAATCCAGCGCCTGCTGCCATGGTGAGAAAAGCATTGTTCAAAAGAGGCCTGTTGGGCAAACCGTGCGATACGTTGCTGACACCCATTATGGTAAAAAGGTCAAGCTTTTTAAACGCCCTGAGTGCCTCTAGCGTGACAACTCCGGCTCTCCCATCTGCGGCCACTGACATGGTAAGGGGATCTACGAACAGTCTCGATTTCGAAAAACTCATCTCGTCGGCAAGAGCGCAAACCTTTTCTACGGCCTTTATTCTCCCTTCCACCGTCTCCGATATACCATCCTCGTCTATGGCAAGCACGACCAGGCAAGCGCCGTACCTCTTTGCAAGTTCTATGCCCTTAATTAACTTTTCCCTTTCGGCAGTCACGGAATTAATCAAGGGAATTCCTGCAACGTGAATCAACCCCTCCTCAAGGACGTCAGCTTCGTCGGCATCAATGGAGATGGGGAGGGTGCAGGCGCTTTCTACGGCCTCGACCGCCTCTCGGATCGCCCTTTTTCTGTCGATGCCGGGCAGACTGATATTGACGTCTATCACCTGGGATCCTGAACTGCTTTGTCTTCTCGCCTCCTCCGAGAGGGCATCCCACTTGTACTGAGCCACCTCATCCCTTATGGGCGACTTTCTCGATACGTTTATCCTTTCACCTACGACGACTATAGGCTCACCGGCTCCCGCAAAAACCAACCTGCTCCTGCTTGCCAAGGCCGCCTTTTCGACTTTCCGGGGACGTAGGGGTTTTTCTTGCGAAGCAACGCCTTTCAAATGAGCTATATGTTCAGGGGTTGTGCCGCAGCAACCGCCTACGACGGAAGCTCCCGCCCGAATTAATTCGCGCCCTTCCTCGGCAAATTCCCTTGGATCGAAGTCCTCCTTTCCGGGGGTACCTGCGTTCGGATAGGCAAAGATTGGGATTCCTGCATTAAGGTAGAGTTTCTTGACTATTTCTCTTGCGAGATCCGGTCCAAAGCCGCAGTTAACGCCCACAGCACAGGCTCCTATCATCCTCGCCCAGTGGGCAACCACCTCCGGCGGACTTCCAGTTATGGTACGCCCATTGCGTTCGAAGGTGAAGGAAACCACGAAAGGAATATGGGCTGCTACATCTTTAATGGCTAATACAGCGGCCTTCGCCTCTTTTATGTCCATCTGCGTTTCGATCAGAAAAAAGTCCACTCCGCCGTCTCTCAACCCGATAGCCTGCTCTTTGTATGCTTCGTAGGCCTCTTCGAAACTTAAGTTTCCAAGAGGCCTTATAAGTTCGCCCAAGGGACCCATGGAACCCGCCACATAGGCGTCCCATCCTTCTGCAGCTCGTCTGGCAATGCGTGCAGCCTCCTCATTTATCCGCCGTGCCTTTTCGCCCATCCCCCTATAGCTCAGCTTTATCGGGCTCGCACCAAAGGAGTTGGTCTCAACGACGGAAGCGCCGGATCTGAGGTACTCTTTGTGGATATCGAGCACTACATCGGGGGCGATCAGATTCATCTCCTCCGGCAACATTGGCGGCCGCCATCCCTTCTCGGAGAGCATAGTGCCCATTCCGCCATCCAGCACCAATACCCTATCGAGGGAGGTAATCAAGTCAACAAATTTCAGCGGCAAGTCAAAATCACACCTTTCCCTGCTATGATATATTGTCACAAATATATACACTATAATGAGATGTATTCTACTCAAAGGGAGGGAAAATTTCACGTGAAATATCCAAATTTCAAAAATGACACTCGATGGCACATCTTTTACACCATGAAAAAACTCAAGATCGCACTTGAAAAACCTTCGACGCAGCCAAGGGGCAGGGAAATACTTGAAATAATAGATCGCAACTTAAGAGGGCTTAATACCGACGAAGCCATAACTCCCCCTATCGAAGGTCTATCGAAAGCCCTATCTGTTGTAGATAAGATCATTTTGGGCATAAATTTTGGAGCGCCGGAATGGCCTAATAAACTCCTGGACCTGTACGGTCCTCCCGTTAAATGTTACGTCACGCCTTTTATAGAGGAAGATTTCCCCTTAAGCGACATGCAGAAGTTCTTCCCCAACTGGGAACAACCCTGTGAATGGTACTTACTGCCCTTTGATTTAGAGGAACAGGATTCCCCCTTAAACCTTCAATTTTTGTCCAAACATCTGGATAGAGCGTGGGCCATGTATGAAAACAAGGCTTATAACCGTTTTGCTCTTATCTTCTCGCCTGCCCTTTCGCTTTTGACATACAGCTATGAGAGGTTCGCCTGGAAAGACCTAGAGGCCTTCGATTGGCCGGAGAAGATAAAAGAATGGTTTGCCCTTTTGTCTCATTATACTGCCGAGAATGCCGTCTCATCCCATGTATGGGATTGGCAATGGGATGAGATAGTCTATGCCACATCCTTGTTCCTCGACAATATCCCCCCCTGTCAAAACAAGGAAAAAGCACTGGACATAAAAAATATCCTCATCGCCGGTTCCATCGTGGCCTCCTACAAAGTTCATAGCGGAGCATCGCTTGAGGAATTAACTTCCCTGGAAAGGCTGATCGCCTTTGCATGCGACGGCAGTCTGTTCTTATCGCGATATCAAATGTCTTGAATTTCGAAGGAGGGCGACGATACATGGCGAACGTGCTTGGTTCAAATGAAATCAAAAACATGTTGGATAGGGGCGATTTAATCGTTACACCTTTGTTGGATTTAAATCGCCAGATCGGAAGGGCATCGCTCGATGTAAGGCTCGGGCAGGACTTCGTGCTCTTTAGAAAGGGTCAGATTCCGGTGATGGACGTAAAAAGAGCTTTCGACAACACAGCTTGGGTAGATTATTACGACCATATAAGGACTGATTATGGCCAGCCCTTTATATTGCATCCCGGCCAATTCGTTCTGAGCTCGACGTTGGAATTCCTTCGATTGCCTCGAAATGTCATGGCTTATGTCATAGGCAGGTCTTCCTGGGGAAGGGCAGGTCTCGTAATTGCTACGGCAACCTTCGTCGATCCAGGATTTCAAGGAGTTATAACTTTAGAGCTGGTCAACGAAGGAGAGGTGCCTCTTTCCCTGTATCCCGGAACGAGGATAGCTCAGCTTGTTTTTCACAGGCTCGACGGCGAAGTGCAAGCATACAAGGGCAAGTACGCCTTTGACACCAAGGCCACGGCCAGCAAGGCCTATGAGGACGAAGAAGTGCTGAGGCTCACTCGAAGGGAAAATTAATTGGAACGGACCTTGGCAGTTACCAACTGATGGGCCAGGCGGGTGGGCTCAGGCAAGCGATAACGACTGCAACACGCTAAAACCAAATTAGCAGATTGCAATAATGATACTTTATGGCCAGGACTCACATAGAGGGGTCGAACGTCACTTCTCGTTCGCAGGACATGTCCGATAACTTCGCCATTCTGTCGCAGCGGCACCCACGACCCCTTTGTCCGTGGCACAGGCAGGTGGCTTCCTATCAAACGACTTTTAGCAACTCCAATAGCAGGCAAGTCCAAAACTACGCCGAAATGAGCAGCTATGCCCAATCTTCTGGGGTGTGCGATTCCGGCTCCGTCTATCATCCACAGGTCTGCCTTCAGTGATAATTTGTCGAAAGCCTTTATTGCAATAGGCAGTTCCCTGAAGGAAAGCAAGCCCGGTATGTAGGGAAAGTTGATACTTTCTTCGACGTAAACAGCTTCCACTGTCTCGCCGGTGTGACGATCCCATACAAGGGCTACGGCACATCCCTCTTTTGCTCCCCTGCCCTTGTAGGCTACATCTATGCCGCCTATTAGCCTAACCTTCTCAATATTGCAATAATCTTCTGTTATCACGAAGCCACATATTTTCTTCTGTAATTCGATAGCCTCTTTTGGGTCTCGGGGGAATTCAAACAAATCCTTCACTCCTAAATAAAAGTGCGAGATGTCTTTGACGTCATCTCGCACTTTAGCCTCTCAGTTACTTTACTTCTACTTCTGCGCCGGCCTCTTCCAGTTTTTTCTTGATCTCTTCGGCTTCCTCCTTGGAAACGCCTTCCTTTACTGGCTTTGGTGCGCCATCTACCAAATCCTTGGCCTCCTTGAGGCCCAGGCTGGTGATCTCGCGAACTACTTTTATGACGTTTATCTTGTTCGCTCCTATGGATTTGAGAATTACGTCGAACTCCGTCTTCTCTTCCTCTTCGGCAGCAGCGCCGGCTCCGCCGGCAGCAGGAGCAGCAGCCATCATTGCAACAGGAGCTGCAGCGGATACTCCAAATCGATCCTCAAGGGCTTTCACCAATTCTGAAAGTTCTAGAACAGTCATCTCCTCAACTGCCTTTATGATTTCTTCTTTCGTCATTTCTCGATTCCTCCCTTTTAAATTTTAACGGTTGTACCAAAAATGTCTTTAAGCTGCTTCTTTCTCCTTTGCCTTTGCGATCTGATCTAAACAGGTCACCAAACCTCGGATGTTTCCGGACAACACTGTGACAAGTCCTCTTATCGGAGCTTCCATAGTGCCCAAAACCTGAGCCAACAGCACATCCCTCGATGGCAAGGTGGCCAAAACGCTGACATCTTCCGGACCTAAGAGCCTTTGTTCAAGCAAAGCTCCCTTTATTTTCAAGGCCTCGCTCTTGGTCGTTTTAATGTAATCCGTTAAGGTCTTAGCTACTACTACCGGATCTCCATAGGCAATCGTGAAAACGTTAGGGCCGGAGAGCATCTCCTCGGGTACCGGCAATCCGACTTCCTTCAGGGCCAGGCTGAAGAGAGTGTTTTTCGCTATCCTCATCAAACCCTGGGCTTCTCTGATCTTCGCCCTGATTTGTCCTATCTGCTCCACCGTTAGCCCCTTGTACTCGCAGAAAAATACCGCCTGAGATCCCTGAAGCAATCCGATCAACTCTTGTAACTCCTGAACGTTCGCCTTTGAAGGCATTCCTTCACCTCCTTTTTTAAAAAAATAAGGCTCCCGGGCGTTCCCCAGGAGCCTTATCATCATGACATAACGACGATCTCCTGGACCTCGGCAGGCCGGCCTCTTCTGGCCGATTAAGGTAATCCACCTGCTGTCTTAAGCCCAATAGCACAACATATTATACTTACACTACCGATGCATATCAAGCAGACTTTTAAAAATCTATCTTCAAGGGCGGCCAAGCCACCCTTAGCAAACCTATTCTTCTACCAACTCCTTTTGAGCTCTTGCAGGATCGACCTTGATCCCAACGCCCATAGTTGGAGCTACGGTAATACTTCGTACGTACTGTCCCTTAACGGCAGCGGGGCGGGCACGGAGCACTGCACGCAAAAGCGTTTTTGCATTATCGAATAACATGTCCGGTGTAAAGCTCATCTTGCCGATTCCCACATGAATGATTCCGTACCTGTCGACACGGAACTCGATTCGTCCTGCCTTGATTTCCCTAACAGCTTCGCCCACATCGAAGGTAACGGTCCCTGTCTTGGCGCTTGGCATCAAACCGCGAGGGCCCAGGATTCGTCCGAGACGACCTACTACGCGCATCATGTCGGGCGTAGCGATAACTGCATCGAAATCCAGCCATCCACCTTCGATCTTCTGAACCATGTCCTCCCCGCCGACAAAATCGGCACCGGCTTCTTCGGCTTCCTTGATCTTCTCTCCTGAAGCTATGACGAGCACTCTCTTCTCCTGACCAGTCCCATGGGGCAAGCTTACCGTACCCCTAACTTGCTGATCGGCATGACGGGGGTCTACGCCCAAACGTATGTGCACCTCGACAGTCTCATCAAACTTAGCCTTTGGGAATTCCGCCAAAAGCTCGAGCGCCTCTCTAAGGCCATAAAATTTTACCTTATCGACCTTCTCCAACATTGCTAAATAACGTTTCGATCGTTTTGCCATATCGCATTCCTCCCTGTGGTCAATAGCGGGTCTCCCCTGCCACTAATATCCCCTAACCTACCACTTCTATGCCCATAGATCGGGCCGTTCCCTCGATCATGCGCATAGCTGCCTCGATGTCGTTGGCATTTAAATCCTGCATCTTGGTCTTGGCTATTTCCCTTACCTGTTCCCTCGTGACCTTGCCGACCTTGTTCCTGTTTGGTTCGCCCGAACCCTTCTCGACCCCGGCAGCTTTCTTGAGCAGTATACTGGCTGGCGGCGTTTTAAGTTCGAAGGTAAAGCTTCTGTCGGCATAAACGGTCAGCACGACAGGAATTATCATGCCTGCATCGTCTGCGGTCTTTGCGTTGAACTGTTTGCAAAATTCCATAATATTTACGCCGTGCTGGCCAAGGGCAGGACCCACTGGCGGTGCTGGAGTGGCCTTGCCCGCCGGCAACTGCAGCTTTATCTGTGCTACCACCTTTTTTGCCATTTAAATTCCCTCCTATGCGACCTTCATTGCTTTTATATTTTGGTCAAATCATTGTAATCGGCCTCGACAATAGTCTCGCGACCGAAAAGCGTGACCGAAAATTTGACCTTTCCCTTCTCCGGAATGACCTCGACAACCGTACCAGCCTGCCCTTCAAAGGGCCCGCTCTTCACGCGAATCACGTCTCCCGGCTTGAGATCGATTTCCACCTTCGGCTTCATTTGTTCCCTGCCAATCTTGGCGAATACATCCTGTACCTCTCTATCGGATAAAGGTATAGGGTTATTTCCGGCTCCAACAAAACCCGTAACGCCCGGCGTATGTCTCACTACATACCAAGATTGGTCGTCAAGGATCATCTCCACGAGGATATAGCCGGGAAATACTTTTCTCTTTACTTTCTTCTGTTTCCCGTCCTTGACATATACTCTCTCTTCCATCGGCACGAGCACTCTAAATATTTTATCCTCCATGCCCATGGTAGCTATACGCTGTTCAAGATTGGCTTTGACCTTGTTTTCAT
This genomic window contains:
- the dcd gene encoding dCTP deaminase encodes the protein MANVLGSNEIKNMLDRGDLIVTPLLDLNRQIGRASLDVRLGQDFVLFRKGQIPVMDVKRAFDNTAWVDYYDHIRTDYGQPFILHPGQFVLSSTLEFLRLPRNVMAYVIGRSSWGRAGLVIATATFVDPGFQGVITLELVNEGEVPLSLYPGTRIAQLVFHRLDGEVQAYKGKYAFDTKATASKAYEDEEVLRLTRREN
- a CDS encoding amidohydrolase family protein; amino-acid sequence: MRIVDCHVHVYPPEVIRDWERIAESEPYFGMLARGKVHRWATADDVIAQMDADGIAQSLIFGFSFSDLALCKLCNDYVIRAVKEHPDRFKGMAVVPPLVKGAVKEIERCREEGLIGVGEIFPQGQDFDITDPRETWRLAAACYEMNMFVMIHTAEPVGHDYPGKGNVGPKEAAAFCLNHPEVKVIFAHFGGGLWIYEMMPEMKLALKNAYYDTAAAPFLYGPTIFKAIEAAGLAGKFLYGSDYPILSLERYKRLLAQLDMSDDFLKSIFGCNFEKFAASD
- the metX gene encoding homoserine O-acetyltransferase MetX; the protein is MVSKFLEETIGMVEIPELHLESGRVLKKVRQAYAVYGSLDARGVVLVCHALTGSHHVAGPDVPGLPEAWWDPLVGPGKAIDTERFCVLCFNVLGSPYGSTSPLSPCDDDGRPYGMRFPVFSVRDMVKAQHEALKIIGIEKLECVIGGSLGGMQALEWAVMFPEAVKRSVVIAAPAFTYPQAIAFNEVQRQAIMADPQWRGGDYYDSAPPERGLAIARMLAMITYRSEETFVKRYMRELAFGAPWDWDGKFKIETYIHHHGEKLVQRFDANCYLYLTRAMDLHDIGEGRGGVKKALSMIGGQLLAVGISSDLLFPNWQVEGIVSEAREAGVEAFYDEIESDNGHDAFLIDLDQLDDILRGFWKRTMLY
- a CDS encoding homocysteine S-methyltransferase family protein, producing the protein MPLKFVDLITSLDRVLVLDGGMGTMLSEKGWRPPMLPEEMNLIAPDVVLDIHKEYLRSGASVVETNSFGASPIKLSYRGMGEKARRINEEAARIARRAAEGWDAYVAGSMGPLGELIRPLGNLSFEEAYEAYKEQAIGLRDGGVDFFLIETQMDIKEAKAAVLAIKDVAAHIPFVVSFTFERNGRTITGSPPEVVAHWARMIGACAVGVNCGFGPDLAREIVKKLYLNAGIPIFAYPNAGTPGKEDFDPREFAEEGRELIRAGASVVGGCCGTTPEHIAHLKGVASQEKPLRPRKVEKAALASRSRLVFAGAGEPIVVVGERINVSRKSPIRDEVAQYKWDALSEEARRQSSSGSQVIDVNISLPGIDRKRAIREAVEAVESACTLPISIDADEADVLEEGLIHVAGIPLINSVTAEREKLIKGIELAKRYGACLVVLAIDEDGISETVEGRIKAVEKVCALADEMSFSKSRLFVDPLTMSVAADGRAGVVTLEALRAFKKLDLFTIMGVSNVSHGLPNRPLLNNAFLTMAAGAGLDSVIANPLDESFASLMMACNLLVGRDKGASGYITWARSLKSEEKDTSSPEKKEGASSPIEQMKGMIVQGDRGGVLAVARRFLSEGGEPLALINDVVLPALEEVGRLYECGDYFLPQLISSAEAAQGVCDLVEQAVLSRGGTLKDRGCILMATVAGDIHDIGKNIVSMVLKSHGYKVIDLGKDVALEKILEEARKGEAQIVGLSALMTTTMSEMERVTRKIKGENLSVKVIIGGAAVSQNYADHIGADGYAPDALSAVRLVEKLLGR
- the nfi gene encoding deoxyribonuclease V (cleaves DNA at apurinic or apyrimidinic sites), yielding MKDLFEFPRDPKEAIELQKKICGFVITEDYCNIEKVRLIGGIDVAYKGRGAKEGCAVALVWDRHTGETVEAVYVEESINFPYIPGLLSFRELPIAIKAFDKLSLKADLWMIDGAGIAHPRRLGIAAHFGVVLDLPAIGVAKSRLIGSHLPVPRTKGSWVPLRQNGEVIGHVLRTRSDVRPLYVSPGHKVSLLQSANLVLACCSRYRLPEPTRLAHQLVTAKVRSN
- the metF gene encoding methylenetetrahydrofolate reductase [NAD(P)H] — translated: MKIKDIFERNKFVFSFEIFPPKPTTPLDRIYSTLDDLKGLSPDFISVTYGAGGSTRDRSPQIAIDVKNVYDIESLAHLTCIGSTRDEVVGVVDLLLESGVHNILALRGDPPQEAVSPFVGGDFSHAIDLVKFLRERYGEKIAIGGAAYPEGHIECDDPIKDLHYLKQKVDAGVDFLVTQLFFDNELFYRFVERTSIAGIEVPISAGIMPVVNKNQIERIVTLCGASLPKKFVRILHRYADDPRSLEEAGIAYATDQIVDLIASGVRGIHLYTMNKAHVARKITSNIETLREGFVNDKNNEEALL
- the rplL gene encoding 50S ribosomal protein L7/L12; protein product: MTKEEIIKAVEEMTVLELSELVKALEDRFGVSAAAPVAMMAAAPAAGGAGAAAEEEEKTEFDVILKSIGANKINVIKVVREITSLGLKEAKDLVDGAPKPVKEGVSKEEAEEIKKKLEEAGAEVEVK
- a CDS encoding O-acetylhomoserine aminocarboxypropyltransferase/cysteine synthase family protein, encoding MEKDLKGFSTRALHSGWDHDPSTGSFGLPIYLTAGYKFGSAEEAASLFELKKEGFIYSRIGNPTVAAFEEVIADLESGSAAVATSSGQAAFNQLLSLICKKDDHVILGRKVYGGTLTLLSNIFSKFGVEVSVVDTDDPEEVAKAVSPKTRCIITETVGNPSLNVAPLEELAVIARDNEALLIVDNTFMSPALCRPVEWGANVVVHSATKYLSGFGNIIGGVVVDGGNVDWGSMKKWPEFTEPEEAYHGVVFSEAFGTKALATKLRACALRDIGGCMSPFDAYLLWMSIGTLSLRMKKHSENALAVARFLEEREEVAWVSYPGLESHPHHERAKKYFREGYGGMIAFCLKGGIEAGRKFLNSLNLFSIIANIGDARSMAIHPASTTHSQLSREELEKAGIEDGLVRLSIGLEDVEDIIDDLDRALSSI
- the rplJ gene encoding 50S ribosomal protein L10, translated to MPSKANVQELQELIGLLQGSQAVFFCEYKGLTVEQIGQIRAKIREAQGLMRIAKNTLFSLALKEVGLPVPEEMLSGPNVFTIAYGDPVVVAKTLTDYIKTTKSEALKIKGALLEQRLLGPEDVSVLATLPSRDVLLAQVLGTMEAPIRGLVTVLSGNIRGLVTCLDQIAKAKEKEAA
- the rplA gene encoding 50S ribosomal protein L1 encodes the protein MAKRSKRYLAMLEKVDKVKFYGLREALELLAEFPKAKFDETVEVHIRLGVDPRHADQQVRGTVSLPHGTGQEKRVLVIASGEKIKEAEEAGADFVGGEDMVQKIEGGWLDFDAVIATPDMMRVVGRLGRILGPRGLMPSAKTGTVTFDVGEAVREIKAGRIEFRVDRYGIIHVGIGKMSFTPDMLFDNAKTLLRAVLRARPAAVKGQYVRSITVAPTMGVGIKVDPARAQKELVEE